A portion of the Oscillatoria salina IIICB1 genome contains these proteins:
- a CDS encoding response regulator has product MRILLVEDDEILAQSLNTALSEQNYVVDIARDGEEGWEYAQAFTYDLILLDVSLPKLNGIALCRRLRKENYHSPILLLTARDASEDKVAGLDAGADDYVVKPCTIAELFARLRALLRRRSASGAPLLEWGELRLDPSSCEVTYQGTAVNVSPTEYGLLELLMRNPKRVFTKSAILEHLWSFEDPPNEDTVRAHIKGLRRKLKKANAGDAIETVYGVGYRLKPLSESEVSKQDRTLRAVAEAWKKFKEPILARVETIAAASSALASESLSEQLRQKAEQEAHKLAGSLGMFGFSEGSHLAREIETWLIKLGAKNSGLGNLDSSDRATKPISLLGTDLQIEDLQALIMRLRQEIEQPAPTTSDPQQTIVIAEDLPDAPLVLLVDDDRALNNQLQQEALNWNLRLEVVETIEQAKAYLARKVPNLVILDLIFPPNPHEGLLLLEELTQQYSELPVLVFTMRDDFHDRVAVARLGGKAFLAKPVAATQVLEAAVDLLQNQRTKEATILAVDDDPIILQTLKQILTPWGIELCTVQNPLKFWEIFEKTSPDLLILDVDMPDIDGLELCQVVRGDRTWHGIPILFLSAHRSREVINQIYEAGADDYIAKPIVEPELVARIFNRLERTRLLRSLAETDALTGVANRYRSTRELNRYFRLAQRYQQPISLALLDLDNFKNVNDRYGYATGDRVLQRIGQILRLNFKSEDIVARWYGQQFVIGMYGLNQLEAKQRLEEILELIHQEIFLVAGKEPLQVTLSIGVAEYPQHGIELDKLYRAADAALVRAKHFGSSGIVLYSF; this is encoded by the coding sequence ATGAGAATATTGTTAGTAGAAGATGACGAAATACTTGCTCAAAGCCTTAACACGGCCTTAAGCGAACAAAATTATGTAGTTGACATCGCCAGAGATGGAGAAGAAGGTTGGGAATACGCTCAAGCCTTTACCTATGACTTAATCTTGTTAGATGTCAGCTTACCCAAGCTCAACGGAATTGCTTTGTGTCGGCGGTTGCGAAAGGAAAATTATCATAGTCCAATTTTGCTGTTAACAGCCAGAGATGCTAGTGAAGATAAAGTAGCAGGGTTAGATGCAGGAGCAGATGATTATGTCGTCAAACCTTGTACGATCGCCGAGTTATTTGCTCGCCTTCGCGCTTTGTTACGACGACGCAGCGCTTCTGGTGCGCCTCTGTTAGAGTGGGGAGAACTGCGTTTAGATCCGAGTTCTTGTGAAGTTACTTATCAAGGAACAGCCGTCAATGTTTCGCCCACCGAGTATGGCTTGTTGGAGCTATTAATGCGCAATCCGAAGCGAGTTTTTACCAAAAGTGCGATTCTCGAACATTTGTGGTCATTTGAAGATCCTCCCAACGAAGATACAGTACGAGCGCATATTAAAGGTTTGCGACGCAAGTTAAAAAAAGCCAATGCAGGTGACGCGATCGAAACTGTGTATGGTGTCGGTTATCGTCTGAAACCTTTATCAGAAAGTGAAGTATCGAAGCAAGATCGGACATTGAGAGCGGTAGCTGAAGCTTGGAAAAAATTTAAAGAGCCGATTTTAGCGCGTGTAGAGACAATCGCCGCAGCGAGCTCAGCATTAGCTTCTGAAAGTTTGAGCGAACAACTGCGGCAAAAAGCAGAACAAGAAGCTCATAAATTGGCGGGATCGCTGGGAATGTTTGGTTTTAGCGAAGGCTCTCATCTCGCGCGCGAAATTGAAACTTGGTTGATTAAATTAGGGGCGAAAAATTCGGGATTGGGTAATCTTGACAGTAGCGATCGCGCGACTAAACCGATCTCGCTTCTAGGAACAGATTTGCAAATCGAGGATTTACAAGCCTTGATAATGCGGTTGCGTCAAGAGATCGAACAACCAGCACCCACCACCTCAGATCCTCAACAAACAATAGTTATCGCAGAAGATTTGCCCGATGCTCCCTTAGTATTGCTAGTTGACGACGATCGCGCCTTAAACAATCAGTTACAACAAGAAGCTTTAAACTGGAATCTACGCCTGGAAGTAGTAGAAACTATCGAGCAAGCCAAAGCCTATCTCGCTCGAAAAGTGCCCAATTTGGTAATTCTCGATCTGATTTTTCCCCCGAATCCTCATGAAGGTTTATTGTTACTCGAAGAACTCACCCAACAATATAGCGAACTACCTGTGTTAGTGTTTACCATGCGCGATGACTTTCACGATCGCGTCGCTGTTGCTCGTTTGGGGGGGAAAGCCTTTCTGGCTAAACCTGTGGCTGCAACCCAAGTTTTAGAAGCCGCAGTAGATTTGTTGCAAAATCAACGTACTAAAGAAGCTACTATCCTCGCTGTTGACGACGATCCGATTATTCTTCAGACTTTAAAACAAATCTTGACTCCTTGGGGAATTGAATTATGCACTGTACAAAATCCCCTCAAATTTTGGGAAATTTTTGAAAAAACTAGCCCAGATTTATTGATTCTCGATGTAGATATGCCCGACATTGATGGACTCGAACTTTGTCAAGTAGTGCGTGGCGATCGTACCTGGCATGGTATACCAATTTTATTTCTTTCTGCTCATCGCTCTCGCGAAGTTATTAATCAAATTTATGAAGCAGGTGCAGATGACTACATCGCTAAACCAATCGTCGAACCCGAATTAGTCGCCCGCATTTTTAACCGACTAGAACGTACCCGACTACTACGTAGTTTAGCTGAAACCGACGCCCTGACTGGAGTTGCTAATCGTTACCGCTCGACAAGAGAACTAAATCGCTATTTTCGTCTTGCCCAACGTTACCAGCAACCAATTTCTTTAGCACTCCTCGATTTAGATAATTTTAAGAATGTTAACGATCGCTATGGTTACGCTACAGGCGATCGGGTTTTACAGAGAATTGGACAAATTTTGCGTCTCAATTTCAAAAGTGAAGATATTGTTGCTCGTTGGTACGGACAACAATTTGTCATCGGAATGTATGGTTTGAATCAATTAGAAGCCAAACAACGACTTGAAGAAATTTTAGAACTTATTCATCAAGAAATTTTTCTGGTCGCAGGCAAAGAACCCCTGCAAGTTACACTTAGTATAGGAGTAGCAGAATATCCTCAACATGGGATTGAGCTAGATAAATTATATCGAGCTGCGGACGCAGCTTTGGTTCGAGCTAAACACTTTGGCAGTTCGGGAATTGTTCTCTACAGTTTTTAA
- a CDS encoding EAL domain-containing protein yields the protein MKMIDEQIEPDNSTSILSYQLRSPLTSIKAALGLLLTGKLDPQTEKGQLLLQIAAKNADRLVRLSAAFNEEDISLLEIISRAEMDRLLLEVDLLSAWKNQEFEVFYQPIVCVESETITGFEALLRWRHPRRGLVSPVEFIPIAEKTLLIHELGIWVLREACFQLRQWQNKFPRKQALTVSVNVSTSQLLDGNFVKRVELICQEMDIFPETLRLEVTESSALGDSEEAIAALGQLKDLGIKIYLDDFGTGYSCLSRLYQLSIDSLKIDRSFVSQHQWDLIRSIEIIARSLGVQTITEGVENATQLAQLKLLGCKLMQGYFFSEPVDAEKAELLLLNPVCC from the coding sequence ATGAAAATGATTGATGAACAAATCGAGCCAGATAACTCTACGAGCATTTTGAGCTATCAACTGCGTTCTCCTTTAACATCAATTAAAGCAGCACTGGGTTTGTTGCTCACTGGCAAACTCGATCCCCAAACCGAGAAGGGTCAACTATTGTTGCAAATTGCGGCGAAGAATGCAGATCGTTTGGTGCGGCTATCGGCGGCATTTAATGAGGAAGATATTTCCTTGTTGGAGATTATTTCCCGTGCTGAGATGGATCGTCTGCTGTTGGAAGTTGATTTGCTCTCCGCTTGGAAAAATCAAGAGTTTGAGGTTTTCTATCAGCCGATTGTGTGTGTAGAAAGTGAAACTATTACTGGATTTGAGGCTTTACTGCGATGGCGACATCCGAGACGTGGTTTGGTGTCTCCAGTTGAGTTTATTCCGATCGCGGAAAAAACTTTACTAATTCATGAGTTAGGAATTTGGGTACTAAGGGAAGCTTGTTTTCAGTTGCGTCAGTGGCAAAATAAGTTTCCGAGAAAGCAGGCTTTGACGGTTAGTGTAAATGTTTCTACGTCTCAATTGCTGGATGGAAATTTTGTGAAACGAGTCGAACTTATTTGTCAAGAGATGGATATTTTTCCGGAAACTTTAAGGTTGGAAGTTACGGAAAGTTCGGCTTTGGGTGATTCAGAAGAGGCGATCGCGGCTTTGGGACAACTTAAGGATTTAGGTATTAAAATTTATCTTGATGATTTTGGTACTGGTTATTCTTGTCTTTCTCGCTTATATCAGCTCTCGATAGATTCTTTAAAGATTGACCGTTCTTTTGTTTCACAGCACCAATGGGATTTGATTCGGAGTATTGAAATTATTGCTCGTAGTTTGGGCGTTCAAACTATTACTGAAGGAGTGGAAAATGCTACTCAGTTAGCACAACTTAAACTCCTCGGCTGCAAGCTAATGCAGGGATATTTTTTTTCTGAGCCTGTAGATGCGGAAAAAGCGGAACTTTTACTGCTAAATCCAGTTTGCTGTTAG